A section of the Flavobacterium sp. CG_23.5 genome encodes:
- a CDS encoding UDP-glucuronic acid decarboxylase family protein: protein MKRILITGAAGFLGSHLCDRFIKEGYFVIGMDNLITGDLKNIEHLFKLEHFEFYHHDITKFVHVPGDLDYILHFASPASPIDYLKIPIQTLKVGSLGTHNLLGLARVKKARILIASTSEVYGDPLVHPQTEEYYGNVNTIGPRGVYDEAKRFQESITMAYHTFHGVETRIVRIFNTYGPRMRLNDGRVIPAFIGQALRGEDLTIFGDGMQTRSFCYVDDQVEGIFRLLHSNYVLPVNIGNPDEITIKDFAEEIIKLTGTNQKIVYFPLPINDPLQRQPDITKAKKLLGWEAKVNRAEGMKITYEYFKSLSKEELSKEEHKDFSSYIK, encoded by the coding sequence ATGAAAAGAATACTTATTACCGGAGCTGCAGGATTTTTAGGATCACATCTTTGTGACCGTTTTATAAAAGAAGGTTATTTTGTCATTGGCATGGATAATCTCATTACAGGGGATTTAAAAAACATAGAACATCTATTCAAATTAGAACATTTTGAATTTTATCACCATGATATTACAAAATTCGTCCATGTTCCCGGAGATTTAGATTATATATTGCATTTTGCATCACCAGCAAGCCCTATTGATTATTTGAAAATTCCGATACAAACCTTAAAAGTCGGTTCACTTGGCACGCATAATCTTTTAGGATTGGCACGTGTCAAGAAGGCGAGAATCCTTATTGCATCTACTTCGGAGGTGTATGGAGATCCATTGGTTCATCCACAAACCGAAGAATATTATGGAAACGTAAATACTATAGGTCCAAGAGGCGTTTATGATGAAGCCAAGCGTTTTCAGGAATCGATAACGATGGCGTATCATACTTTTCACGGAGTGGAAACCCGAATTGTTAGAATTTTCAATACGTATGGACCACGAATGAGACTCAATGACGGAAGAGTGATTCCTGCATTTATAGGACAGGCACTTCGTGGTGAAGATTTGACCATTTTTGGCGATGGAATGCAAACGCGCTCTTTTTGTTATGTAGATGACCAAGTGGAAGGTATTTTCAGATTATTGCATTCCAATTATGTTTTACCTGTAAATATTGGTAACCCAGATGAAATCACCATTAAAGATTTTGCTGAGGAAATCATTAAATTGACCGGAACAAATCAAAAAATAGTATATTTTCCATTGCCAATAAATGATCCTTTACAACGACAACCCGACATAACAAAAGCAAAAAAATTATTGGGATGGGAAGCCAAGGTAAACCGTGCCGAAGGAATGAAAATTACCTATGAGTATTTTAAATCGTTGTCAAAAGAGGAGCTTTCAAAAGAGGAACATAAAGATTTTTCAAGTTATATAAAGTAG
- a CDS encoding undecaprenyl-phosphate glucose phosphotransferase, producing MTAFQTGRYSKYIRPISVATDLLVISVMSLFFFKELNLNIEIYLIYQSVGWICTAVFIQFYDVYRFTTPIEIISKIIKQSVLFLLIVIAYFPFSKQVVFSGNTIALFISSSILLITLSKFMLFYYLKEYRIVTGSNYRSAVIIGYTPEAIQLKNLFETRNDYGYRFLGYFSDKKSNQNIKGKLADLKPFVIENCVHEIYCSLNEISNVELKDLIDFADENNKTIKFIPDTKEIFSKNLKIDYYDFFPVLSLKKTILHEPLIKIFKRVFDIVFSSLVVIFLLSWLVPLLAILIKLESKGPIFFKQGRPGIDENEFFCYKFRSMRINGTTENEASKNDPRVTRIGKFMRKTSIDEMPQFLNVLLGDMSVVGPRPHLWAQNKSYGKKIKKYMVRHCVKPGITGLAQVSGCRGEIETEKDMINRVNFDIFYIENWSLILDLEIILQTVVNIFKGEEKAY from the coding sequence ATGACTGCATTTCAAACAGGAAGATATTCAAAATACATAAGACCGATTAGTGTTGCCACAGATTTATTGGTCATTTCTGTTATGAGCCTATTTTTCTTTAAAGAACTTAATTTAAACATTGAAATTTATCTTATTTATCAATCAGTTGGATGGATTTGCACTGCTGTTTTTATACAGTTTTATGATGTATATCGCTTTACTACACCAATCGAAATTATTTCAAAAATAATTAAGCAATCTGTCTTATTTTTGCTTATTGTCATTGCTTATTTTCCTTTCTCAAAACAGGTTGTTTTTAGCGGTAATACTATCGCTCTTTTTATAAGTTCTAGCATATTGCTGATTACTTTATCAAAATTCATGCTGTTTTATTATCTAAAAGAATATAGAATAGTAACCGGAAGTAATTACAGAAGCGCAGTAATCATTGGATATACACCAGAGGCAATTCAATTAAAAAATCTTTTCGAAACCAGAAACGATTACGGTTATCGATTTTTGGGTTATTTTTCCGATAAGAAATCGAATCAAAACATCAAAGGTAAGTTGGCAGATTTAAAGCCTTTTGTAATTGAAAATTGTGTTCATGAAATATATTGTTCATTAAATGAAATCTCCAACGTTGAGTTGAAAGATTTAATTGATTTTGCCGATGAAAATAACAAAACAATAAAATTCATACCAGACACAAAAGAGATTTTTTCAAAGAATTTGAAAATAGATTATTACGATTTTTTCCCGGTTCTTTCCTTAAAGAAAACAATTTTGCATGAACCTTTAATAAAGATATTTAAAAGGGTTTTTGATATTGTTTTTTCATCGCTTGTTGTAATATTTCTTTTATCTTGGCTAGTGCCTTTATTAGCTATTTTGATAAAATTGGAGTCTAAAGGGCCTATTTTTTTTAAGCAAGGCAGACCTGGAATTGATGAAAATGAATTTTTTTGTTATAAGTTTCGTTCGATGAGAATCAATGGAACAACCGAAAATGAGGCTTCCAAAAATGATCCGCGTGTCACCCGTATCGGTAAATTTATGAGAAAAACAAGCATAGATGAAATGCCGCAATTTTTGAATGTTTTACTGGGTGATATGTCAGTTGTAGGCCCTCGTCCGCATCTTTGGGCACAAAATAAATCATATGGAAAAAAAATAAAAAAATATATGGTGCGTCATTGCGTTAAACCTGGCATTACGGGTTTAGCTCAAGTTAGCGGCTGTCGAGGTGAAATTGAAACCGAAAAAGATATGATTAACCGAGTTAATTTTGATATTTTTTACATCGAAAACTGGTCGCTTATCTTGGATTTAGAAATTATTTTGCAAACGGTTGTCAATATTTTTAAAGGCGAAGAAAAAGCATATTAA
- a CDS encoding glycosyltransferase family 2 protein — METALVSIITPSFNSEKFIAETIQSVQNQTYQNWEMIIVDDCSSDKTVSIAEEIAINDRRIKIYTLEKNSGTGIARNTALNKTSGKYISFLDADDLWKPEKLEKQINFLKSNHLPFSFSFYECIDEEGKSLKKRVESPRNLSYQQLFFCNYVGNLTGIYDVDYFGKINISSIRKRQDWMLWLTILKKIKSAQPVPESLAYYRIRENSISASKLDLLKHNFAVYRRFHGFNLVVATICMIGFLFTQLLIKPRYIKASI, encoded by the coding sequence ATGGAAACAGCATTAGTATCTATTATTACACCTTCTTTCAATTCTGAAAAATTCATTGCAGAAACGATTCAATCCGTGCAAAATCAAACCTACCAAAACTGGGAAATGATTATTGTTGATGATTGTTCTTCGGACAAAACAGTTTCAATTGCGGAAGAAATTGCAATTAACGATAGAAGAATTAAAATTTATACACTCGAAAAAAATTCAGGAACCGGAATTGCCAGAAACACCGCTTTAAACAAGACTTCGGGGAAATATATTTCATTTTTAGATGCTGATGATTTATGGAAACCAGAGAAATTGGAAAAACAAATAAATTTCCTAAAAAGCAACCATTTACCGTTTTCCTTTTCTTTTTACGAATGTATTGATGAAGAAGGGAAGTCATTAAAGAAACGAGTGGAATCACCCAGAAATCTTTCCTATCAACAGTTGTTTTTTTGTAATTATGTTGGGAATCTTACGGGTATTTACGATGTTGATTATTTCGGAAAGATTAATATTTCATCTATCAGAAAACGCCAAGATTGGATGCTTTGGCTCACGATTCTCAAAAAAATTAAATCTGCTCAACCTGTTCCTGAAAGTTTGGCTTATTACAGAATTAGAGAAAACTCAATCTCTGCTTCAAAATTAGATTTATTAAAGCATAATTTTGCCGTTTACAGAAGGTTTCACGGATTCAATTTGGTTGTGGCAACAATTTGTATGATAGGATTTTTATTTACGCAATTGTTAATAAAACCGCGCTACATTAAAGCATCGATTTAA
- a CDS encoding phenylacetate--CoA ligase family protein gives MFPLFDLSLQINGFPMKEAKSELQKIVALSAEDHKIFVDNKKREIVAFHMQNNPFYRELIGLKNDKNWHDLPVLNKQNLQKPLLERLSKGYTPKNVYVNKTSGSSGDPFIFAKDKYSHALTWASNIYRFGWYGIDFNSSYQARFYGIPMDFIGNKKERFKDFLSNRFRFSIFDLSDAVLEKMLKKFYHKKFDYINGYTSSIVLFAKFLQKKNIVLKDICPSLKVCMVTSEMLFEDDKIVLEKQFGIPIVNEYGASELDLIAFQNPEGQWQVNSETLFVEILDENDIVLPYGQEGRVVITSLFNKAHPFIRYDIGDIGILDEKSTLKKPILKKLVGRTNDVAILPSGKKSPGLTFYYVTKSIIEDDGNVKEFIIKQTKMDCFEIEYVSETELNLAQIQKIRKAIELYLEPNLNFSFIRKSTLERSNRGKLKQFKSML, from the coding sequence ATGTTTCCACTATTCGACTTATCACTCCAAATAAATGGTTTCCCAATGAAGGAAGCCAAATCCGAATTGCAAAAAATTGTTGCTCTATCAGCTGAAGACCACAAAATTTTTGTCGATAATAAAAAAAGAGAAATTGTTGCATTTCATATGCAAAACAATCCTTTTTATCGGGAATTAATTGGTTTAAAAAATGATAAAAACTGGCATGATTTACCTGTTTTAAATAAACAAAATTTACAAAAACCATTATTGGAACGACTTTCGAAAGGCTATACTCCAAAAAATGTTTACGTTAATAAGACTTCCGGTTCCAGCGGTGATCCATTTATTTTTGCCAAAGACAAATACAGTCATGCATTAACTTGGGCTTCTAATATCTATCGTTTCGGCTGGTACGGAATTGATTTCAACAGTTCCTATCAAGCCCGTTTTTATGGAATTCCAATGGATTTTATTGGCAACAAAAAAGAACGGTTCAAGGATTTTTTGAGTAATCGGTTTCGATTCTCTATTTTCGATTTATCAGATGCTGTTTTAGAAAAGATGCTGAAAAAGTTTTATCATAAAAAATTCGATTATATCAATGGCTACACGAGTTCGATTGTTTTGTTTGCCAAATTTTTACAGAAGAAAAATATCGTATTAAAAGATATTTGTCCTTCGTTAAAAGTGTGTATGGTTACTTCCGAAATGCTTTTTGAAGATGATAAAATAGTGCTGGAAAAACAATTTGGAATCCCTATTGTCAATGAATACGGCGCATCAGAACTGGATTTAATTGCTTTTCAGAATCCCGAAGGACAATGGCAAGTGAATTCAGAAACGCTGTTTGTGGAAATTTTGGATGAAAACGACATTGTTTTACCGTATGGTCAAGAAGGTCGCGTTGTCATCACTTCCTTGTTCAATAAAGCGCATCCGTTTATTCGATATGACATAGGTGATATTGGGATTTTGGACGAAAAAAGCACCTTAAAAAAACCCATTCTCAAAAAATTAGTTGGTCGAACTAATGACGTTGCGATTTTGCCAAGCGGTAAAAAATCTCCCGGACTGACCTTTTATTATGTGACAAAAAGCATTATTGAAGACGATGGAAACGTAAAAGAATTCATTATTAAACAAACAAAAATGGATTGTTTTGAAATTGAATACGTTAGTGAAACCGAATTAAATTTGGCACAAATTCAAAAAATTAGAAAAGCAATTGAGTTGTATTTAGAACCTAATTTAAACTTCAGTTTTATTCGAAAAAGTACTTTGGAAAGAAGTAATCGTGGCAAATTGAAGCAGTTTAAATCGATGCTTTAA
- a CDS encoding HigA family addiction module antitoxin, with protein sequence MEKLKNIHPGEILLEEFLIPLEISAYRLAKELKIPQTRISEITKGNRRITADTALRLSLYFGNSAKFWLGLQDDFDIEEEQENKAQELQSIKRFATKNIA encoded by the coding sequence ATGGAAAAATTAAAAAATATACATCCTGGTGAAATTTTATTGGAAGAATTTCTTATTCCTTTAGAAATATCCGCCTACCGATTAGCAAAGGAACTGAAAATTCCGCAAACCAGAATTTCTGAAATTACTAAAGGAAACCGACGAATTACGGCTGATACCGCTTTGCGTTTGAGTCTGTATTTTGGCAATTCTGCAAAATTTTGGTTAGGACTTCAGGATGATTTTGATATTGAAGAAGAACAAGAAAATAAAGCACAAGAACTGCAATCCATCAAACGTTTTGCTACTAAAAATATAGCTTAG
- a CDS encoding type II toxin-antitoxin system RelE/ParE family toxin: protein MIISFGSKETEKIWNGIVVKKPSIEIQQIARRKLRMLNNSQDLIDLSIPPSNRLEKLKGDLNTYYSIRINSQWRIIFIWEKGNVANVEIIDYH from the coding sequence ATGATAATTTCATTTGGATCCAAAGAAACTGAAAAAATATGGAATGGAATTGTGGTAAAAAAACCATCAATAGAAATACAACAAATAGCCCGAAGAAAGCTAAGAATGCTTAATAACTCTCAAGATTTAATAGATTTGAGCATTCCTCCTTCCAATCGATTAGAAAAATTAAAAGGCGACTTGAATACCTATTACAGTATTCGGATTAACAGTCAATGGCGGATTATTTTTATTTGGGAAAAAGGAAATGTTGCTAATGTCGAAATTATAGATTACCATTAA
- the purD gene encoding phosphoribosylamine--glycine ligase, with protein MTILLLGSGGREHAFAWKMIQSPLCDKLFVAPGNAGTASIATNVDMSPTDFHAIKTFVIQEKVAMVVVGPEDPLVKGIYDFFLNDDDLKHIPVIGPSKIGAQLEGSKEFAKEFLIKHNIPTAAYDSFTAETVENGCKFLETLQPPYVLKADGLAAGKGVLIIQDLAEAKEELRNMLVHQKFGAASSKVVIEEFLDGIELSCFVLTDGKSYKILPTAKDYKRIGEGDTGLNTGGMGAVSPVPYVDAVLMEKIETRIVKPTIEGFQKDGIPYKGFVFIGLINVKNEPIVIEYNVRMGDPETEVVIPRLKTDLVELFLAVANEKLDEITLEVDERSATTIMVVSGGYPEEFEKGKVIQGLENITDSIVFHAGTKLVNGNVVSNGGRVLTVTSYGNNFEEAIKKSYQNIDKLCFDKMYFRKDIGNDLK; from the coding sequence ATGACAATTTTACTACTGGGTTCCGGCGGAAGAGAACATGCTTTTGCATGGAAAATGATTCAAAGCCCACTTTGTGACAAACTTTTTGTAGCACCGGGAAATGCTGGTACCGCTTCAATCGCAACTAATGTTGATATGAGCCCAACTGATTTTCACGCTATAAAAACGTTCGTGATTCAGGAAAAAGTAGCGATGGTTGTTGTAGGTCCAGAAGATCCATTAGTAAAAGGAATTTACGATTTCTTTCTTAACGATGATGATTTGAAACATATTCCAGTTATTGGTCCATCAAAAATAGGTGCGCAATTAGAAGGAAGTAAAGAATTTGCCAAAGAATTTTTGATTAAACATAATATTCCTACAGCCGCTTACGATAGTTTTACTGCTGAAACGGTTGAAAATGGATGTAAATTTCTTGAAACCTTGCAACCGCCTTATGTTTTGAAAGCAGATGGATTAGCAGCAGGAAAAGGTGTTTTGATTATTCAGGATTTGGCAGAAGCCAAAGAAGAATTACGAAACATGTTGGTTCACCAAAAATTTGGCGCAGCTAGTTCAAAAGTGGTTATCGAAGAATTCCTTGACGGAATAGAATTAAGTTGTTTTGTGCTGACTGACGGGAAAAGTTATAAAATTCTGCCAACGGCTAAAGATTACAAACGCATTGGTGAAGGCGACACGGGGTTAAATACAGGCGGAATGGGAGCAGTTTCTCCAGTTCCTTATGTTGACGCTGTTTTGATGGAGAAAATAGAAACTCGCATCGTAAAACCTACAATCGAAGGTTTTCAAAAAGATGGAATTCCGTACAAGGGATTTGTTTTTATTGGTTTAATCAATGTGAAAAACGAACCAATCGTAATTGAATACAACGTGAGAATGGGTGATCCGGAAACCGAAGTGGTTATTCCTAGATTGAAAACGGATTTAGTTGAATTATTTTTGGCTGTAGCCAATGAAAAACTAGATGAGATTACGCTGGAAGTTGACGAAAGAAGCGCTACTACAATAATGGTTGTTTCTGGTGGATATCCAGAAGAATTTGAAAAAGGAAAAGTAATTCAAGGATTAGAAAATATTACCGATTCGATTGTATTTCATGCGGGAACAAAATTAGTCAACGGCAATGTTGTGTCTAATGGAGGAAGGGTTTTGACCGTAACTTCTTATGGAAATAATTTTGAAGAGGCCATAAAAAAATCTTACCAAAACATAGATAAACTTTGCTTTGATAAGATGTATTTTAGAAAAGATATTGGAAATGATTTAAAATAG
- a CDS encoding DUF6341 family protein produces the protein MKAFFEGIEYLFVNILFAPLDFLRALELKSWFVASTINWIFMIICAAAMVYWILQLKLHQDNGEENQDTTAHSFLK, from the coding sequence ATGAAAGCATTTTTCGAAGGAATAGAATACTTATTTGTAAACATTTTATTTGCTCCTCTTGACTTTTTACGCGCTTTAGAACTGAAATCTTGGTTTGTAGCTAGTACTATCAACTGGATTTTCATGATTATTTGCGCAGCAGCAATGGTCTATTGGATTTTGCAATTGAAATTACATCAAGACAATGGTGAAGAAAACCAAGATACTACCGCTCACTCTTTTTTAAAATAA
- a CDS encoding DUF6427 family protein — protein MITSVFKKSTPLNLSLVVILILVFFLMYQFQDLSWMGSGILILKKVTILGVLLASVLITNFVAKKNGLSKDSSYTIFFYLLFLLFFPSVLDNLNLVVSNFFILLALRRLISLQSLKASTEKIFDASLWIFVAALFHFWSILFIILVFISILFHVSSEFRNWVLPFIAFFIVGIISLLLSMVFNVSMIEFINRNVATTFEINYFTNNYQNAALSIYATIALFFVISMFATLSHRPVLLHTSFKKIIVSFFIGVLIFVVSANKSNDLLLFTFAPLAIMATSHIETPQSKLSQEIALVVLIACSLFTFFSQL, from the coding sequence ATGATAACAAGTGTTTTTAAAAAATCTACTCCATTAAATTTATCTTTGGTCGTAATTTTAATACTGGTTTTCTTTTTAATGTATCAGTTTCAGGATCTTTCTTGGATGGGCTCGGGTATTTTAATTTTGAAAAAAGTAACAATCTTAGGTGTTTTATTAGCCTCAGTTTTAATTACAAATTTCGTTGCAAAGAAAAATGGATTGAGTAAAGACAGTAGCTACACCATTTTTTTTTATCTTTTATTCCTACTTTTTTTCCCCTCTGTACTCGATAATTTGAACCTCGTTGTTTCAAATTTCTTTATTCTATTGGCACTTCGGAGATTGATTTCTTTACAATCACTGAAAGCTTCCACAGAAAAAATATTCGATGCTTCATTATGGATTTTTGTAGCTGCTTTATTTCATTTTTGGAGTATTCTATTTATTATACTTGTATTTATTTCCATACTTTTTCATGTTTCCAGCGAGTTTAGAAATTGGGTATTACCTTTTATCGCATTTTTTATAGTGGGAATTATTTCTTTGCTTTTATCTATGGTTTTCAATGTGAGTATGATTGAATTCATAAATAGAAACGTGGCAACAACTTTTGAGATCAATTATTTCACTAACAATTATCAAAATGCCGCTTTATCCATTTATGCTACTATAGCCTTGTTTTTTGTAATATCTATGTTTGCGACCTTATCACACAGACCGGTACTTTTGCATACTTCATTCAAAAAAATTATAGTTTCATTTTTTATTGGAGTATTAATTTTTGTGGTTTCAGCAAATAAAAGCAATGATTTATTGCTGTTTACGTTTGCCCCTTTGGCAATAATGGCAACAAGTCACATTGAAACACCACAATCAAAGTTAAGTCAAGAAATAGCATTAGTTGTACTTATTGCTTGTAGTTTGTTTACTTTTTTCTCGCAATTATAA
- the upp gene encoding uracil phosphoribosyltransferase, protein MQIHILSENNSVLNHFLGQIRNINVHNDSMRFRRNIERIGEIMAYELSKELHFKDIEIQTPLGIKKTTEIKDQLVLCSILRAGLPLHIGFLNYFDSAENGFISAYRHHPNNDANFEIKVEYQAVANINNKNVILIDPMLATGQSIVAVFNRLMERGSPKEIHIAVVIAAPEGIAHLEKQLPENCHLWIATLDEKLDEKSYIVPGLGDAGDLAFGQKL, encoded by the coding sequence ATGCAAATTCATATTTTATCAGAAAACAATAGTGTTCTGAATCATTTTTTAGGGCAAATCAGAAACATCAATGTTCATAATGACAGCATGCGTTTTCGAAGAAATATTGAAAGAATAGGTGAAATAATGGCCTATGAATTGAGTAAAGAATTGCACTTTAAAGACATCGAAATCCAAACACCACTTGGCATTAAAAAAACCACAGAAATTAAGGATCAGTTGGTTTTATGCTCCATTCTACGCGCTGGCTTACCATTGCATATCGGTTTTTTAAACTATTTTGACAGTGCCGAAAATGGTTTCATTTCAGCCTACAGACATCATCCTAACAATGATGCTAATTTTGAAATTAAAGTCGAGTATCAAGCAGTTGCTAATATCAATAATAAAAATGTAATATTGATTGATCCCATGCTTGCTACGGGACAATCCATAGTTGCTGTTTTCAATCGATTAATGGAACGAGGAAGCCCGAAAGAAATTCATATCGCTGTTGTTATTGCTGCGCCAGAAGGTATTGCTCATCTTGAAAAACAGTTGCCTGAAAATTGTCATCTTTGGATTGCCACCTTAGACGAAAAGCTAGATGAGAAAAGTTATATTGTTCCAGGACTTGGAGATGCCGGAGATTTAGCTTTTGGACAAAAATTATAA
- a CDS encoding DUF4254 domain-containing protein — translation MFSKLAYSVFEQSIKDYHQFDNVDQPINNPFPKDKFEHLLYLKNWIDTVQWHFEDIIRDPNIDPVAALTLKRRIDASNQERTDMVEYIDGYFLQKYSNVKVKENAKINSESPAWAFDRLSILALKIYHMNEEATRAEASQDHRDKCQAKLNILLEQRSDLSTAIDDLLTDIEKGDKFMKVYKQMKMYNDDELNPVLYQNKK, via the coding sequence ATGTTTTCAAAATTAGCTTATTCCGTATTCGAACAAAGTATTAAGGATTATCATCAATTTGATAATGTAGATCAGCCTATAAACAATCCTTTTCCTAAAGATAAATTCGAACATTTATTATACCTGAAAAATTGGATTGACACCGTACAATGGCATTTTGAGGATATTATTCGTGACCCAAATATTGACCCTGTAGCCGCTTTGACATTGAAAAGAAGAATCGACGCTTCTAACCAGGAACGAACTGATATGGTAGAATATATTGATGGTTATTTCCTTCAAAAATACAGCAACGTAAAGGTAAAAGAGAATGCAAAAATCAACTCTGAAAGTCCTGCTTGGGCATTTGACCGATTGTCTATTTTAGCTTTAAAAATTTATCATATGAATGAAGAAGCCACTCGTGCTGAAGCTTCCCAAGATCACAGAGATAAATGTCAGGCAAAATTGAACATTTTACTGGAGCAAAGATCAGATTTGTCAACTGCAATCGATGACTTATTAACAGACATTGAAAAAGGAGACAAATTCATGAAAGTTTACAAACAAATGAAAATGTACAATGATGATGAATTAAATCCTGTTTTGTACCAAAACAAGAAGTAA
- a CDS encoding glycosyltransferase family 9 protein has product MRLSAMGDVAMTVPVLRAFVNQYPEVKITVVCRPFFKPFFDFIPNVSFFAFDEKERHKGIAGLLRLFQDLKKLDIDAFADLHNVLRSKIVRSLFALSGKKVASVDKGRAEKKALTQEENKVFKQLPTMFERHAKVFEALGFPIDLLSRSLGTAFPEKAVLSPEILTLIGDKSQKLIGIAPFAQYDSKVYPLDLMEQVIAELALDKNNTILLFGGGKKEIGILNTLSNTKENVINMAGKIKFQQELQLISNLDVMLSMDSGNAHIAAMLGVKVVTLWGATHPYAGFLPFNQPMENALVSDRNLFPKLPTSVYGNKKVEGYEEAMRTILPEQVVFRIQSVL; this is encoded by the coding sequence ATGAGACTTTCCGCAATGGGAGATGTCGCCATGACGGTTCCTGTTTTACGGGCTTTTGTAAATCAGTATCCTGAGGTTAAAATCACGGTGGTTTGCAGACCATTTTTCAAACCTTTTTTTGATTTCATTCCCAATGTTTCTTTTTTTGCTTTCGATGAAAAAGAGCGGCATAAAGGAATTGCAGGATTGTTGCGATTGTTCCAAGATTTAAAAAAGCTGGATATCGACGCTTTTGCCGATTTGCACAACGTTCTGCGTTCTAAAATTGTCAGATCGCTTTTTGCCTTGAGCGGAAAAAAAGTGGCTTCAGTTGACAAAGGAAGAGCGGAGAAAAAAGCATTGACGCAGGAAGAGAATAAAGTTTTCAAGCAATTACCCACAATGTTTGAGAGACATGCAAAAGTATTCGAAGCGCTAGGATTTCCTATAGATTTGTTATCCCGAAGTCTCGGGACAGCATTTCCCGAAAAAGCCGTTTTAAGTCCAGAAATTCTAACTTTAATTGGTGATAAAAGCCAAAAACTAATTGGAATTGCTCCTTTTGCGCAATACGACTCTAAAGTCTATCCGTTGGATTTAATGGAACAAGTCATAGCCGAATTGGCTTTAGACAAAAACAATACAATCTTGCTTTTTGGAGGCGGTAAAAAGGAAATCGGAATTTTAAATACGCTTTCCAATACTAAAGAAAACGTCATTAATATGGCGGGTAAAATCAAATTTCAGCAAGAACTGCAACTCATCAGTAATCTGGATGTTATGCTTTCCATGGATTCCGGAAATGCGCATATTGCGGCAATGCTTGGTGTGAAAGTTGTTACGCTTTGGGGCGCAACGCATCCGTATGCGGGATTTTTGCCTTTCAACCAACCGATGGAAAATGCTTTGGTTTCGGATAGAAACCTGTTTCCTAAATTACCAACTTCGGTGTACGGAAACAAAAAAGTGGAAGGTTATGAAGAGGCGATGAGAACGATTTTACCAGAGCAAGTAGTTTTCAGAATTCAGTCAGTGTTGTAG